gTTACAGGATTTGTTCTAAGATGTATTaggaagaggaggctgcagccttCCCCGGGTCGGGAATTTCAGATGAGTACAGAGAAGGCAAGAGCAAGGAACTCAtcaatatacattaaaaaaaaaaaaaaaagagggagagagaaagaggggggagaggagagggaggcagACGATGAAAACCCAGCCAGGCAAGAATAAATCTGAGCTGTGGAGGGAAATGAGTCAGACAAGGTTTGATGGGGGTAAATAAAAGCAGGAATGAAGGGGGCTTCAGGCGGGGTTGGAGGGTGAAAGGACACCCCGACAGCCAGCAGACGAACAAAAAAAATAGCCCTTCATACACCCAGACTGGTAAATTCTGGAATGCAGCCCAGACTGCACTGATGGAAATGCAGGTCccctgtcctgtcccctccTATGTCCTCACAGCCATCTCCAGAGTTATTTTCCAAAGCCAAgaagggcagcagctgcctgcagagaggagctggtggctcCCCAAGGGGAGGGGTGACAAGCCTTGCCTTGGTCATCACTGAGGTCCCCAAACggccaccagcagctctgtgcagttGAGAAGTGGCTGCAGCTCTTCTGGGTGGGAAGCAGAAGCTCTGGAAGCAAAGAAGGAATCAACCTCCCAGCAAAGGACTCATTAAAACAATCCATTTATTTCCAGCAAGCTGCACACACCTTCCTTTCATCTGCTCTGTCCTAGGAGCAGCCGTGGGGAGGAATTTCTCCCCAGCCTTAAAGATACCAAAATGATGGgacaaaacacaaagagaagCAGGACAACATCCCTtggagagaaaacacaaaggaaaggTTGGGTGGCCCGGGCTCCACACAGCCCCAAGCACGAGTTGTACCGCTCGACTCCGGGCAACATGatccaaaaaacccaaacaaaaagaaagggaatCTCCTCCAAATGCACAACCCGGGTGAGGACCAGCACAGGGAGgaaccctggcacaggttgacAACTCAATGGATCCTGAACCAGGCCAAGTGTGCAGAACTGCTGCACTTTTACTGACACAGAAAGGCAGGTGGCCAgggagcagtgctgagcagccagATCTAGGAcacaggaggagatggggagctAATGACAGGCAGGGCTTGTTCTGCAGCACAGGTAGAGCAAGGAATTGCTTTTTCAACTCCTCCAGCCAACTTCTACTGGGAGATTTACATACAAGTCCTCAATCAAGTCTTTTAAGAGCTATCCAGAGTCCCCTGGGTAAAAACAAATCTGGTTCAGGAAAGAGGAGAGTCCAGAACTGCTCAGTGATTCTTTTTGGTTGAGCCAAACCCAGAGAATCCCATCACAGCTGCCATTTCATCATCCTCCTCAAATGTCAGATCTTCCTCTgccctccttttcttctccctctgcttctccttcttgtAGGCTTTGGCCTTCTCCTCCTGCAAAGCACAGGACAGCAAAATAACGTGAACTTCCTGAGCAAAGCAAGTTTTTGGGACACCAGGCACTGCACAGTTAACCTGAGTCACCCAGGATGGGGAGATGAAGGAGGtttccccaccccaccccacctaCCACCCTCAGAGCAAACCACCACACCACCCCTCCCTCAAAGGATGTAGCCAAAAAGAAGCATTATGAAACTTTCTTTTCCAACAAACTTGGAATTTCTGTCTGGCCTCAACCCTGAGGCAAGCAGGAGAtgtttcccagcagctgctgtgcccaACATCACTGCCCTTTGGCTCTCAGCCGGGCAGAGCATCAGCTGCTCACTGGGAGAGGCTGAAGCTCTTGAGGAGCTTTGAAGGGTTTTGGCAGCAGAGAGTTTGCACTGCTCTGATCCAAGGGTTTTTGCCTGTGAGGATCACAGGCCTTGGAATGgtgccaggcaggagctggggagatgGAGAAGTGGCCTTGGCTCCCAACTTAGCACCCAATCCCTTCCCAGCACCCTCTGCCATGCCCTGGGGAAAGCTGCACTCCAAGCTGCTCTGAGTTTCTGCATTGCCATCCAGTGAGGGGCAGCAGACtgcccatccccagccctgctggggccGTCTCCTCCCTCCCTCAACACTTGAGGCTCAGCAGATTttgccctggcagcagcccagctcagggctTGGGCTTGGAGACTCCAACCAGTGGCAATTTTTAACCTTGGGTTGGTTTgtgagctgctgggggaggagaagcagccccAGAAGCTCCTCGACTGTGTCAGGATCCCAAACTGAGTTGGTGTGCACGTCAGGGAGCTGAGATCTACACCCAGGTTCCTCCATCTGCTGCCACACACACCTCAGCACACAGCTCAACAAACACCTCTCACacctggggaggccacagagCAGCAAGGTGCCAGGTGGAGAAGATCCCAAACACCCAGAGGATGAGGGCCAGGCACTGAGCTGCTTGTCAGAGCACACGAGTTCCAACAActcatgggaaagaaaaccagGTGTTCTCTCAgagccctgctgctccctggaaACCTCAAATCTTAGCAGCTCTCTCacacaggaagggaaaaagggtttccagtggcagcagcaggaagattttcaaaagcaagcaAGGAAACAACCATACTCCTAGGAGCAGGCAAGCTGCTACCAAGGAGGAGGCTCCTGGAGAACAGGGTTAGGAACCAGGGTTGATTTCCTGACCAAACAtgttttttggggaggggggttgGCTTCAGCAGCTCTTGGGGCCAGACTCACCTCCTCACGGAGCTCCTTCATCCTCTCCTCAAAGTCATaatccttctgcttctcctccatcTTCTTCTTGTTCACCTCAAAACGTTTCTTCACCTGGTCCAGCGTGGAGCGTTCCACCCGCATGGACATTCCCAGATTTCTCTGGTCTGGAAGAGTGGGATCAGAGGTGCTCAGTGGAACCCTACACCCCTGCAGATcccacagccccttcccacctcccagccctcccctcaaagcagccccagggacaGACACCAGGCTGAGGGCTCCAACCTGACCCAAGGTGCTTGGCTCACCCAGGGAGCAGAAttgtccccagtgtccccaagAAACAGAGCCCAGCATGGGGCAGCTTTCCAGGACTCTTCTCCAAACCATGTCCCAAGCCAGAGAGCTGTGGGTGGGTGTTTCCCACAGAGACAAACGTGGTTCCTGATCCCACATTCCTACATGGGTTGGGGTGTCTCATGTTGGAGGATGAGGGTTTTAGGGGACCTAAAGCAGGCAGTGACTGGGATGTGACAAGGAGGAGGTGGCCTCTTCTTTCAAGGTTCCCTGTCAGGATGCTCCCCACCATGCTGAGGTTCTGACACTTCAGGAAATTTAATCTTGGATcagtgggaaaaagaaaaggttggGAGTGTTGAAAAAGGGGCTGGAATGAACCTGGAGAGCTCGTGTCTCTCAGCTGTGGGAGAAGCCAAACAAGGTAGCAGTGGCTCTCAGGAAAAGATCCCAATGACATGGACATTCCAGTAAAAGCAGAGCCATGAAATGGGAAGTCAGGTCCCTGACTCAGGGGCTGCTCAGGCCAGATCCCCAGGTTTCAGCTAAAGCAAGCCAGGGTGAAGGGACCATTCTGGTGGTGTCTCCAACCCATCTGCCTGGTGGCTCCAAGCACCCTGCTGACTCCAGCAGCTTCACACAGGTTTGTCCAAGGGATGCAGAAGAACTTGGAAGCTCAAACCACAGTCAGAACTGGAAGGAGAGCTGGCAGGGCAGAAGACTCAGCCAGACTTAGGGAGAGGATCAAAAAGCTCCCCAACCTTCCTCTGTAAATCCCACTGTACAGAAGGGAcatcagctgcttcccagcagctccctcaccCCAAAGCCATGCTGGGATTTTTGGTTGATCTCCAGCAGGTCATCCAAAGCCCTCCAGGAGCTCCAGATACAGACTGGGACCAACTTCTTCACCAGAAAGGTTGTCAGGCCCAGCTGTCCAAGGCAGGGgtggaatccccatccctggaggggtttccaagccctggggatgtggtgctgagggacgtggggcagtggtggccttggcagtgtggGGAACTGCTGGGCTTGATGATTGGTCTTTTCAACtgagatgattctgtgattctattgactcagcctcctcctccttcccctttgcCCAAAAGCACAGGGGTTTGAAcactttgggttttctttgccCTCGGGTTCACTTCTGAGCCCACAACTTCCTCAGAGGTTGGGCAGCCAGCTCTGGGTCCAGCACTGTGCTCCTgagaaggggctgcaggagccaaATCCCCCTCAAGAGGGGAATGAGGAGCCAAGAGtgtgtctgctgctgctccttcccttttctctttccctgcccTCTGGACAGGCCCAGAAGCAACACCCACAGCCCTGGAATGAGGCTCAGCTCAGGGAGGGAGcactccctcctcttcctcaagtTAAAACACAGCCAGGGAAGAGATGGGATGAACTGGGAATTCTGATCTCCTGTCTGATCTTGGGGCTATTACTGCATCATTACAGCAATGGGGAGAAGAACCAGAGGTGGGACAGGACAGTGATGTCCTGCCCCACTCTGTCTCCCCTTCATCCTCAGCAAACCACAGTCTCTGTCCTTAGAACCCTGATCCACATTCTGGAGCTCAGGGTTCAGCTACTTCTGGGCTACTCCTCACCTTTTTACTTCCCTAGGAACCTCTTTAATGTTTTGGTGCTGCAAAAAGCCAATCTCCAGATTTGCAGGACATTTGCTGAGCTCCTTTGCAGCACAGACACTctgagggggggagggaaggatttccccctgcccagggcacaCCAATCACTGTTTCTTCTGGGTTTGTTCCCACACAATGTTACCAACAGCTGGAGAAGGTGCAGGAGGTAAAAGCACCTCTCCTGAGCAAACCCTGCAGCTCTCCTCATCTCCACAGCAGATTTCCACCCACATGTCAGCCCTCAGACCCTGCTGATGTGGAAGGGAAGAGCCCCAAGCactccagcagcctccagctcaGCCAAGGACTTTCCTTACGTTTTTTGCCATTGATGTGATCCAGGAAGTTGATGGAGTCCTTGACTACACAGTCACACAGTTGCAGTAATACCtggcaggagagaaaaacaggaaTGACAAAGCTCCCCAGATGGAACAGCTCTTGGAGATCACCTAGAAGGTGGGCAGTGCACCTTGAGATAAAGCTCCTTTCTCCAGGGAAGCAAAgtcaaaaaaccaccaaaggcagcccaggctgctggggctgccccaaggtgctgtgcagggctggagaCAGCAACAGCACCAGCTCAGGATGttcccctccagctcctgaggGCTTCTGATGAGCTGGGAATCCTGCTGTGGTTTGAAGGGTTCAGGCTGATTTTATGGGAGGGATGTGAGGACCCTGAGGTCAGGattccctcccatctcctgccaTACTCTAAAACCCAGGAGCACTGGATTCCTGAcccctttctgctttgctgcactGGAAGGTTTTGGGGAGAGGCTCCTGTTTCCCTGTCAGCCTGCAATGCACTTGGCAGGATCTGGATCCACtgagtgctgggaagagctgtgaaCCCTTTCCTGTGTCAGCCCTGCTGAGAGGGACCCCCAGACACTGACGTGTGTGATCACCAAGACTGAGTTCTGTCTAGATTTAGAGATATTTGCTCCTCATCCCACGTGTCACTGTTCCAATTTGGATTTCCAACCTTCCTtattccccctttccccttccctctgctttgggCTTCACCCTGAACCCAAAAAATCCTCTCAGCCCACACCAACAGCACCCAAACAGCCCGGGGAAGGAGCCTCCCCAGGGGGTGCTGGGtcacagcccctcctgctctccccagaACAACCCTAAAggtttcccccccccaaaaaaaggcagcaggacCTACCCTCCCATCTCAGACTGAGGGGTGGTTTTGGTGATGACAATGGTTTTGCCCAGCTTGGATTCCAGGTCCACTTTGTAGTCCCGGTGCCGCAGAAGTTCCCTCTTGACAGGCTGAGCTGGTTTGCctaaagaccaaaaaaaaaaacccaaaacaccacaaaaaatcccccccaaCCTGCTTATCAGAAAAGGTCAAGCCCAAGGTGTGTGATTTCACACCCCCCTTGATGAagggggagctgctgggagtcctgggctgggctgaaatgccttttttgggggtttttaccCAGAGCAGAATTTGATTCCCCTCAGTGAAGCAGCAGATCCAGGAGGCATCTCCAGCTCCCACCTGGATCACCCTCATTTCCAGGATGGattgggaagagcagcagggaggttgggCCTTTCCTCCCAAAACCCCACCAGCCAGAAGCAAAGCTTTTCAGGGAGAGTTTTGTCCCCAAAATAATCCTGTATTCCAGtggcaaggagaggaagggacaacccagcctgagctgctgctgcttccctctgggATTGCATTCCTTCCAAACTCCAAGGGTTTGGGGGTCTGAGCACCCCACTCCaccatcttttcttttctctctcctccgTGAGGCGTTTCTCTGCCAGCTTCTCATACTCATCCTTGTCCCACTTCCTCCGGAAATCCAAGTTCTTGTCTGAGGAGGAAACAAAGTGTCCGAGTGGGGAATGGTGCAGCtggaaggggggagagggggggaggagggaaactgcagcagggagaaaaaatacaaa
This window of the Calypte anna isolate BGI_N300 chromosome 13, bCalAnn1_v1.p, whole genome shotgun sequence genome carries:
- the ZMAT2 gene encoding LOW QUALITY PROTEIN: zinc finger matrin-type protein 2 (The sequence of the model RefSeq protein was modified relative to this genomic sequence to represent the inferred CDS: inserted 1 base in 1 codon) → MASGSGTRTWISGGSGTRMSMRSWQRNASRRREKRKDGKPAQPVKRELLRHRDYKVDLESKLGKTIVITKTTPQSEMGGYYCNXCDCVVKDSINFLDHINGKKHQRNLGMSMRVERSTLDQVKKRFEVNKKKMEEKQKDYDFEERMKELREEEEKAKAYKKEKQREKKRRAEEDLTFEEDDEMAAVMGFSGFGSTKKNH